The Lytechinus pictus isolate F3 Inbred chromosome 8, Lp3.0, whole genome shotgun sequence nucleotide sequence agaaaagaaaatccAATGTTACTCAAAGTCTCTCTCTTAGCTGATCCCTCCACTATTTGGAGATTCCTAGGGTCCAAGGAAAACAGATTTGTTCCATATGCACTGTCATTCTGGCTTAGGAGATTTGAACCATATCAGAACGGAATACAATTTAAGCAACGTCCTTCCAGTGATTATCAAGCCGATTCTCTAAAGAATTTACAGAGGGTGCTGAATTCACATTTTCTGGTAGACTGTTCCAAGAACTTATTACTCGAAATTTGAAGGGGAATTTAACCACAGTTGACAGATGTTACGGtaatagaaaaaagagagagaaaattcaaagaaacggacagatttgataattttaaaaacataatttttactgATGTAAAATGATGTGTTGAGAGTCCATGGCAGTGTTGcagaaaaaaaactcaaaaaaatcaacagcaacttaaaaaaaacctttttagCCTTCCAAAGGCCTTTTATTGAgtcaaatcatttcaaaatatatacactAGCAAAATTTGTTATGCAATCAATAAATGAactcaaacaataataatacttgAAATTTCTCTTTAgcaaataaagaatgaaatggcatctacatgtatttagtaTTAAATTTGTTAAACAAACCCGGTGAAGAACTAATATATCTCTCACTTTCATAAAactgaatctttttttttcctttgcatATATGCAAACACAGGATTTTAACTATTTAACTTTTgtagaaataaatgttttattttaatgcATACCAAACAATTCAATGCATCATTTCTTTTCTCATCAAAACCAAAgcttatatttttcaaactaaACATGATATGTACATGAGAACCTTCATTTATGTAAAACAGCAACTTGATTTCCAACCAATTAAAAATAGTGCATTATAATAGTCAGATTTTTAACaagatatttttaatgaaactgatgatgttgtaaattgtaaaattaGATTGattaatataatgaaaaaaaaatataactttaACCCTATCAAGGCCGTGGGGTGGGGGAATTCGGAGGCCCCCCTCAACGATTTGCTCAATATTTTCGCCACGCGAAAAGTCTTGCGCAtgttttgagaccaattttgcgtcacctgggtacacggttccgaaattacgaaACATGTAAGTGCATGCCAGACCAataattgctcaaaaacgtgatttgtgtacaaagtcaatgcaaattgtgttttcaaccaaaaatcataaatgtatgattatttttagatttgctggtctaaatgtatttatttcatactgTTTATGATCCCAGAAGTGTCCCCaacaaatttaattaaaaaacaatgaaaaacaaaaggtaaaaaaacagggaaatacatgagaaattgcaaaaaacaacataagaaagtgatctgatatcgcaattttgttcatgtacacttgctaagaacaccacaaagagtttctataccaaaaattagaacatttggagctttatttagggagttaagAGGAAAgagtatgatttcgcatactacttacgcataaattagcataatcacttaatggcaattcgcatgaaataaatcacTATACAATTTAGTAGATTTTGTCCCAGACAacccgcgtgccaattttctGCACGATTGCACGGTCGACGGCTGAGATCTCAAGGAGGGGCCTAGGAGcccgccctcccccccccccccccccgaccatatgaactcccaaaatacccggGCCTAGATAGGGTTGATAAAAGTCAAAATCCTGAACACAATAGTCCCACTGTACAGGCATGCCAATGCAGATgatacttattttttatttttttttctctctctctgtgctGCTCCAGCCTGACAGTACCGTGGAACCATTCTTTGATTCTCTCACCAGTCAGACCTCAATACAGGACATCTTTGCTCTGCAGATGTGTGGAGCCTTAGCCTCGAGAAATGATACCAGTCTTGAGAGCTCTCCTCATCAACCTATTGAGGAAATGAGAGGTAGCATGGTGAGTGGAGGAACACTtgcattttagaaaaaaaaagaaaaaaaaatatttatttgctttctatattcacttggtctacaagCGGTTGGTCGACTTCTTAAACTGCTCAAAACTGGTCTAAATTCAGCATTTGAAAGTGATTCAAATGCTGTATATGTTACTATAGATGATAGTCTAGTACAGTGCTAGAGATAGGCTTTGATTGAAATTTAATCATTTACCCACtctttgctgcactcaacccaggtgaggtgaatgggtatccaGTAGAGAGAAATTCCCGAAATGCTTGAGCACCTAGTCAGCCcggctaaagctggggtaatgatAGCATTATTGTGTTAAGCaaggcccgctgggagaacagttttcggaactggaGTGTCTACTCTGGAGTGGTGCTAATCAGTtggtgaaccccaccagaaaatgaaggTATTTGAAAGTGTTCAAATTCTACCATCTTTTCTTTGATTGTGAAGTCTAGtggtaaaatattacattgaatatcgtttgtttctctgggctcgctgGACATTGTAGGTTTTGTTGTCTATGttcaacactcggcatgaaAGAATACATTTTCTGGTGggattcactaactttttagcacctcTGCATACTGTATAtgacattattgttattatcattactgcttgcatttatttgaaaaaaatattgttgtcTGTCTTCACAGAACATAGGTGGAATAGACTCTTCATTGTACAACGGCACCATGCAGTATAGCCCCCTGAGAGATGAATGGTTCTATGAGGTCATCATGACTGATATCAAAGTAGGCAACGATAGTCTGAATCTAGACTGTAAAGAGGTGAGATGTTGCTTTTAAATGTGTCCATGTGTTCTTACCTAGAGTGGCAAAAGTGGGGGAAGGCTATATTTGAGAGCAGAAAGGACTTGCACAGCCCCTCCTCCCTCAagctccggggggggggggggggcactcatttttttatttatttgtatttaactTGGATATGCCACTGCCACTCATAAAACAGGAGGCTAAGGAGCTAAATCTGAAAGAAACACATTATTGAGGGTTCAGGAAGATAAAGGGCCAGGGGAAAAAATACATGGGGGCTGGGGGCGAtttagccccctcccccccaaaaaaaaataataataataataattttttgcctGGAAAGAGCTCATGGGCAGAATTGATTTTGGAGTTTTCCCGGAGCTAAAAAATTAATTGGCAAATCCCATTTTGGAGGTACATAACTAAGTTCTAAGTTTGTAATATGTATGACTGTAGGTATCTGATgcagaatattttttattggtttGGACGaccataattataatatattgaAGTTTCTACCTACTTCAAATTTGTTGACAGAAGAAGGTTTTGATGTTAATGTTGGTTCCATGACAGTTGCTCCTATGGAAACTGCACACTCTAAGCCTGACATAATCCCAAGCTTCAAATCTTAATCTAAAAGAAATCATAATTCTCCCTTgattctgaaccaaaaaaaCCCTCTCACCCCCTgaccctccccctcccttattttttctttagagAAATTAGTGGAGCAGCAATTGTCGTGAGAACAAATGCTGCAATGCTGCAttacctcttctttttcttaatattgAATGAATCTAAACTCATTGTGAATGTCATGCCTTCAGTAATTCACCAGGTGGgtatttcacaaagctgttcgtaggttaataatgactttaagaacaactgatgtacctttcttacgcgctaaaccatcgccaatgaacattttggtgtgtagcatttaccataagaaaggatcaccagtcgttcttaaagtcgccctTAACTTATGATccgctttatgaaacactcaccagTAAATGTGAGAACAATACTGCATTTCCTCTTCaatatttgatgaaattcaACTTATAGTGATTGTCATGCCTTCAGTAATTCATCAATTAGGTGTTTCATTTTTGTGAATTTGACAGTATAACTTTGAGAAGACTATCGTGGATAGTGGAACAACAAATCTAAGGCTTCCAGAGAGAGTATTTGAAGCGACAAAGAATGCGATTAGAGCCCACACAGCCAAGGTAAGCACATTgatggattaatttcttttaatttacttatttatttcttcatttattggtgtatatatatatatatatgcctacatCCTACGAAAGGGCAATGTCAatgaatgggtttattccgtCATAATACACATATAGACGTAAAGACGAAGGTAGAGGGCTTTAAGGCGCATTACGAACAacgaaaaaagacaaaaaaaattggcttaaacacagatgtagagagatatatatatacacacacttGAATATTGACTAGCAGCACACGCTGAAGGGGACAATTTACAAATTCACGAAATACAATATAATTACAAAGCAATaaaagcataattttcaaagacATCACATAGATGGAACTTAAGATGACCATATAACCAAAAGATGAGGGGTAAAACATAAAGCACTATATAGAGTGGCAGAAAAGGCAAACAACCAGTGGGCTACTTCTGCAAGGATAAACTGTTCatgtaaagtacatgtattcaatTATCTTTCAATGTGCACTTATCATTATACTTCGCTTTGTTATACCACAACCGGCAGGGGGTGGGGGGGATAGAGAAAAACTCAtatattcatttacttatttaacaggAACATCTTATTTATTAGTCTTTGTTCATTGGCTTTGCAAATTGCAATTGAGTTTgcttttaaattttcttttgtattggtATTACCATGGTTTTGCTCAGCACACCCTGGTGTATAGTTAGGTAGACCCATGTTAGcagtgtatacatgtagattcatgTCAATGGGGAATAGTGGCCATTCAAGTATACACAATTCTATGCACTTGTATGTACTTCTCTGCTAGGCCGGGTGGGTATTTCAtaaaaagctgttcgtaagttaagagtgacttaaagaacgactggtgaacctttcttaggTGCCAGATACAGGTAATCATCAGTGAACACTTAATGGGGAAtgtcatttaccacaagaaaggatcccCAGTCGTTCTTAAGGTCACTCTTaccttacgaacagctttatggagCAGCCCTCTGGTGAGAAACTTCTGTCagttatatcatatcatattatttgattTCCCTTTGTTTTATCCTGCCCATAGGATATGCCTGATGTTCCAGCAGATTTCTGGACAGGACTGGTCCTCATGTGTCCCACCGACAACACCTTGCCTTACGAGCCTTATCATTGGTTCCCTACATTGACCCTTGACCTCCAGTCAACCAATCAGGGACAGGCATTCTCATTAGTCGTGTCTCCGCAGGTAGGCAGCATTTTTATTGGTCAATGACCATAGAAAGGGGCAATGCCACTGTATTttgaggggaaggggggggggataaaagtGGGTTTGATCTTGTGAATCAATACATGGGAGAAGGATAAGTATGAATTTAGTGGTAAAATCTACTATATTTTCAATATCCCCCTGATTCATTCAATGATTTCTTgtgtaaattatataaaatcatTCCCTAAAAGATAAAGTTAAAGTTGGCAGGTCTACAGAATTGGCTGATCCCCAAACATGATGCTATAatgcatgcatgtatggtgcttTTCATAGAATGATATGGTATCTGCAAATCGCAATAATTTCCCATGTAAACTTATGACATACTCACCTTAAAGATGGTATTAGACTTTGTGAATGCTTAATTCCccattttctgttttattcGCCCTTTCAGCAATATTTGAGACGGGATTATGATCACGAGGATAAAAAGAATTGTTTCAAGTTTTCCATTTCTCCTTCATCAAACAAAGCTGGTAAGACTTActgtcaacattttttttaatgaagttatGGATGACTTCTTGATCAAAGAAAGTATGGAGAGCCATGTGTTATGCTATAAATATGAGCCGCTGTGAAAGGTGATGGTTCTTTTAGAGTGGAATCCCATTATTATGGTACATATTTTCACAGCAGCTTTTGTACATTCCTCATTGGTTTGTCTATGGTCAGTGTGAGggtaagaaaataaaacaaaaaggcTTTTGAGGTTTTCCTCTGCGACAGTTGCTGCTCTAagtttttcggggggggggggggggttagacaCCATATCCATGCTGTTTATATAATGGTTGGTATAGTGTAAGTGATTTGAATTTTAAGCCAAGACCAGTTTAGAGCATTTGAGTCGcatatacattgtatataaaATACTGTTTCATCGTTCGTGACATGCCATATGTAGCATGTACCCTACTCAAGAATTAGTATATGTGttatcaaaaaattatatttgttatattttcctTGTTTTGCCGCTAACTTATTTCTATGACGCTTCAAATGACAGgattaaacaaaattgaaaacattcTTTGAAAGTGATGTAAACCTCAGAATGAGTCAATTGATGCTTTTAGGAATACTTACCATCAAATTTGACATGTTTTCCCTGTTGCATGTAGGCGCAGTTATAGGAGCCATCGTGATGGAGGGCTTCTACGTAGTCTTTGACAGGGAGAAGAAACGGGTAGGATTTGCAAGGTCTACATGTCCTGGTAAGACACATGAATTTACACCCCTTTCATATGACTTGATTGTGTtttaggcccatattctgaagtcaggttttaCTTATACCATGATCTAACTCcgtactaaaattatgggaagccaaagatgtcaaaatttttattaacttgtatgtttcttatatttactgtgctctttcctgattcatggaaggtgaagacaatcatctactTATAATTCCCAGTCAATTATGAGTGATTTGAGGgcaaaatgagctgaaatatgatatctctactgttcatgatttatttaacagttggctgtccatacttaaaccacaactttaaacctaagTTTAAGTTAACCTTTACTTCAGAAAACGTGCCTTAGTGTATAAAACTAGAATTTGGTTGGTATTCGTTACATGAGGTTCCCCAACTGCTaaatttttgttatatattcatttgattcTTCTCAGATGTACATTGAAAAATTGCGGCATAAAAAACATTCTtatatattttccctttttatttaaaatttccAATGAAGTTCTATGTTTCCAATTTTATTTACCATCTTTCATTCTGATCGTAAACaaatctaaattttttttttgaattgtgGCGAGAAACATAATTCGCTTTGGATTTACACATGAATtcactcctttttttttttatagcaatTTGGGGTCTGGCATTACTTTAAAACTCTTGCACATTAACTTGGGAGCCTTGTACACACATGTCACAAATTTTGTCTCAAGAGTCATGTGAGACTTGACAAAAAGTCATGAAATGTTGTGGCTTGAGATTCTCACTTAAAGGATATATCAGTATGTCACAGAACAttcactcaccccccccccccagctatattaggtaaaacaaaaaaatgctttattctTTCTGAACTTTCCTCATTGGGAAGATAGGTTCTTatgaaaagaagggaaaatgtCTGAAATTCCCCTCTTGTTTCTCAAGCCTTAGACTTGTTTGTGTTGTTTCAAGTTCCATCCCTTTCAAATCCCATGGGAAATAGTAATGCAAAATTCAGTTGtcaaaaatagcaaaaaattattatcatttttatatttgttttatctttaatttcagGTTCTTGTGAAAAGAAGGGAAAGTGCGTTGGAAATTCGCCCCGTGTTACGCAATCCTTTGACATTGATTTTGGTAAGTATTTCATATACTAGTAAGTAGGTTTTCAAGTTATGGGGAATTGAATATTGGCAAAAAGGAACAATAATACAAAGTAACAGAAATGTCAAAACTGTAAAATAATGTTCAAAACAGAGTGTGGACTGGTATTAAAGGTGTGATAATGTGGATCTTAGTTTTTCAAGCCAAGTAAATAAGATACAAGTCAAGGAAGGGATAGGACATACAAACACATGTAGAGAGGGAAAACTATCCTTTTTAAAGTGTTAATAAAATGTTTGCCTATACGTATAATGCCAAGAAGAATTACCTCTCATGTCTgggatttcttcatttttttagcaAAAGCCTAATTATAAAACTCAAcaattatatcattttcatagaaGAGTCCATGATATTTGTCTGCTTTTGTATTCCATGCATAGGTACAGAGTAATGTGAAGTTTTGGGGTGaacaaattaaaatttattGAATATGTCCATTTTTCTTGACCATTTCAGATGCTTCCGACTGCGGCTTTGACCGGTCAAACTCCTATGACCCCGCCCTGACCATCACAGCCTACGTCCTGGCAGCCGTCTGCCTCGTGTGCCTCCTACCCGTCATCGTCTTCGCCGTCTCACACCAGTTCAACAAGCGGTGTAAAGGTCACGGAGGTCGCGGGGTCGTGAACCATCACCGATTAAATCAGGAAAGTCTGGCTGAAAATGATCTTGATACGGAACCTTGATAGCTTGCCTAAAAACAACCTTTATTTGAATAGTATTCCATGTGGTACCTTAAAAGAAAGTATTATTAAAGCCTTATGTTATAGGACCCTGTAAATTCCTAtaactttcatttttacaatCTGCCTCATACATAactctgggggggggggagggggggacaGGTGtatcacaaagatttaaatgcGAGTAAAGTTGCTGCAATTCccacattggtcaaatcattGGTAAGATCGGCACAATATTTCACATCTTTAGAGGGAATACTTTTGATTTGGATTTtgaatcatttatcatggaaagaaattaaattatcatctatatatatatatagtgttcTAGCGATGCATTAAAATTGTGTATTTCAGTCTGCATCACTTGCCCGGGCATTATCAGAGCGTGTCCATTGAATGACCGAAATCCGAAGAATATCCCATATGCTCCTGTACAAAGTTTGCCATTGAATATGAGAGCATATTCAACGACCAAATTTGATCTTATGAAGTGATGATGCCATTATGTGAtaagtgatatgacttgttcAATCAAAGTTCTCCCTCTTGATTGGTAGGGGTGGGatagatgatgataattatattgaattgcttcatttcatggaataccaaagatattccacttgttatggCCAATATCCCACTCATCTGCAATTCATGGAATATTTGCCCAAACTCTCTGGTATTCCATtgtgagccatccaatataataattattgatgaaCTGCTTTATAAAGGGAAGTAGACACATATTTTGAAGGAAATccaaatataaaaatcaataaagaaaaaagatagattTCATGGCTTTTCGTCAAAAATCAAAATGCAAAATGTTAAATATCATTTTGTGTCATAAATGAATTGTGAATAAAACAGGAGTGAGTTGTAACCCACATCTGTATACATGTTCTGTGTAATGTTTGGGTGatgccatattattttcttcaaactCTACATGTAAAGTGCAATATTATTATATCCTaagataaatgtttttttttcagatgttCCTGTGAATCATATTTGTGGTACAGAGGTATGGGCGAAAAAGCATGAACATCTTTTTTTTGGCATCTTTCTAAAGGACGAATGAAGATATCATTTTCTTGTGATCCAAGAAATTAGTCATCTCTACACTTGATTCATTGTACAAATGCATACATTTTCTCCCCCTACTGAAAATGTACCCGATCTAGCTGCATATCAGAAACAGCAGAGCAAAACATGCTAATTAAAAGAAGTATATAGCGGCAGCGATTGCATGAATGGCCTGCACGTCTATAGCCTCTTTGAGGCGTTCAAGTGCAGTATTTACAAGACAAGATGATTttaataggaaatatgaaagaatatgacaaaTTTAGATGTAGATTTGCAGATCTGATAGAGTCataaatctttctttttttcacacTTGGTGTTACCCCTTGCCACATTTTTTAGTCTAGACAAtcgtatgtttattttttaaatatatttataaattttcttttttgaatgtgatgaaatgaaatatacaataattgAGAGGCTGAACAATTGAACTGGCTTGCCAAATAgttcataaattttttttacacagattttaatcaaaattatgtATTGTGCATATTCCTctatggtaaattgccaattcatctaCTGCCAACTTTTCCACTCACCACATCGGCCGAGCTTTGACCACTGCAATAAataattactttgagtttgCGTTTGACTAATTCTAGTCGAGACAAGCACATGCCCATAATAGAATACATCGTGTATCATTAAAGCCTAAACGTTGactctaataaaaataataatgggcatttatattgcgccatatCAAGTAATCTGTTCAAAGGCCCATTGTTATTTTAATTAACCCAGCTTTAGCTAGAGCTGCCTtgcagcgctcagtgcatttcaagcaattaatcctgctgggtacccattcacctcacctgggtcaagtgcagcacaacgtgggtaaatttcttgctgaaggaaaacatgccatggttgtgattcgaacccacgtccctcagattgaaagacgagagtcataaccaccaGACCACGACGCCCAGACTCTAAAACACTTTGGCAGGTATTTTTATAGAGTCCCTGTTGAAATTCCCCAGAgtgaaactacatgtagttcatagaAATGCCAGATTTTGTTTTCTAGATaatgcacatttttttcttcatttcgaCACGCCTTCgtttgaattcaaattttgaagtgTTCCATTTATCGATATCTAGTTGGAGTTCATCCAGATATTTAAAGAAAAGtttagtaaaaatattgtcattgttatttttttgtagtTATTTATAGGATTGCTATATGTATATTTGGAACAATGGTGATTGTACTGTTAATATTTCCGGGTCAGAAAAATGATTATGTTCAAGAATGTACTTTACTTGAATAAATTTTGTAGAGTATTTGCTGATGaatgttgtcatttttttcttgttttgtcGTCACAAGAAGGGaactcacaaaaaataattaataatta carries:
- the LOC129266346 gene encoding beta-secretase-like produces the protein MYLFQPPSRTILSAVVWIVIEASCIVANSQVYTVPLLKGSGKEINLAETVLGQSPTDRVILLNVSVDDQKNNIRGRPGLGYYIEVDIGTPPQKLNVLIDTGSSNFAVAAASHDAISTYYKRNESSTYLDQGTHVKVPYTQGEWSGDLGRDIVRIASLANHSFQANVAGITESQQFFLNGSSWQGILGLAYARIARPDSTVEPFFDSLTSQTSIQDIFALQMCGALASRNDTSLESSPHQPIEEMRGSMNIGGIDSSLYNGTMQYSPLRDEWFYEVIMTDIKVGNDSLNLDCKEYNFEKTIVDSGTTNLRLPERVFEATKNAIRAHTAKDMPDVPADFWTGLVLMCPTDNTLPYEPYHWFPTLTLDLQSTNQGQAFSLVVSPQQYLRRDYDHEDKKNCFKFSISPSSNKAGAVIGAIVMEGFYVVFDREKKRVGFARSTCPGSCEKKGKCVGNSPRVTQSFDIDFDASDCGFDRSNSYDPALTITAYVLAAVCLVCLLPVIVFAVSHQFNKRCKGHGGRGVVNHHRLNQESLAENDLDTEP